One Gordonia sp. KTR9 DNA window includes the following coding sequences:
- a CDS encoding LPD29 domain-containing protein — translation MTVSYSTKETAAIMRKTLRASWPGVKFSVRQGRGTGSAWIGVSWTDGPRESEVKAVVDGFRSASFNGMTDSYDTLPDRLVAISTDQLPEMVRYGCDGVNVERHYSPAAVQTVTRELLADNDHLAELLAAVDVTTLDYNRLHSGQFCLLALPEDRGLTHRGEHISTYRINDAGTAIAAALRLTDLTTHTTA, via the coding sequence ATGACCGTCAGCTACAGCACCAAAGAGACCGCCGCCATCATGCGCAAGACCCTGCGGGCGAGCTGGCCCGGCGTGAAGTTCTCCGTACGCCAGGGCCGGGGCACCGGCTCGGCCTGGATCGGCGTCTCGTGGACCGACGGCCCCCGCGAATCCGAGGTCAAGGCGGTGGTCGACGGCTTCCGGTCCGCCTCGTTCAACGGCATGACCGACAGCTACGACACCCTGCCCGACCGACTCGTGGCCATCAGCACCGACCAGCTGCCCGAGATGGTCCGCTACGGCTGCGACGGCGTGAACGTCGAACGCCACTACTCCCCCGCCGCCGTCCAAACCGTCACCCGCGAACTCCTCGCCGACAACGACCACCTCGCCGAGCTCCTGGCCGCCGTCGACGTCACCACCCTCGACTACAACCGCCTGCACAGCGGCCAGTTCTGCCTCCTCGCCTTGCCCGAGGATCGCGGCCTAACCCACCGAGGCGAACACATCTCCACCTACCGCATCAACGACGCCGGAACCGCCATCGCCGCCGCGCTGCGCCTGACCGACCTCACCACCCACACCACCGCCTAA
- a CDS encoding DUF3560 domain-containing protein — MTEITITHTAADGTLADGMIRGDGTYELLKANGFRWFRSLGLMGIQSSRDRQPNEHKISRAARALEEAGHTVTVEIDRSHRDPAQAEADRAARQAERVAALENKAGRRAADAEAAWSAEQRATEALPPGGEPVKVGHHSEGRHRRAIDRAHTALGKAVAADRDADHASQRAESAARTTELRYSPVTVANRIQKLEAEQRADQRALDGHTRTLFTDGRGVKHTEKTTAATGEYRDRIIARMAERAANITYWTDVRTAQIADGQAGDYSPDTITAGDLVKIRHHGWTPVLRTNTKTVSVETPAPFGGRMIRHTVPYPELQGHRRADAAAESAEDAATA, encoded by the coding sequence ATGACCGAGATCACGATCACCCACACCGCCGCCGACGGCACCCTCGCCGACGGCATGATCCGAGGTGACGGCACCTACGAACTGTTGAAGGCGAACGGGTTTCGCTGGTTTCGTTCGCTCGGCCTGATGGGCATTCAGTCCAGCCGTGACCGCCAGCCCAACGAGCACAAGATCAGCCGCGCCGCCCGCGCGTTGGAGGAGGCCGGCCACACCGTCACCGTCGAGATCGACCGCAGCCACCGCGACCCCGCCCAGGCCGAAGCCGACCGAGCCGCGCGTCAGGCCGAGCGTGTCGCCGCACTCGAGAACAAGGCCGGCCGCCGCGCCGCCGACGCCGAGGCCGCCTGGTCGGCCGAGCAACGCGCCACCGAGGCGCTGCCCCCAGGCGGAGAGCCGGTCAAGGTCGGCCACCATAGCGAAGGCCGGCACCGCCGCGCGATCGACCGGGCACACACTGCCCTCGGTAAAGCCGTCGCTGCCGACCGCGACGCCGACCACGCCTCCCAACGTGCCGAATCCGCCGCCCGCACGACCGAACTCCGGTACAGCCCGGTCACCGTGGCGAACCGGATCCAGAAACTCGAAGCCGAGCAGCGCGCCGATCAGCGCGCCCTCGACGGGCACACCCGAACCCTGTTCACCGACGGCCGAGGCGTCAAGCACACCGAGAAGACCACCGCCGCCACCGGTGAGTACCGCGACCGCATCATTGCCCGCATGGCCGAACGCGCCGCGAACATCACTTACTGGACAGACGTGCGTACCGCCCAGATCGCCGACGGCCAGGCCGGCGACTACAGTCCCGACACCATCACCGCCGGTGACCTGGTCAAGATCCGTCACCACGGATGGACGCCCGTGCTGCGCACCAACACAAAGACTGTCAGCGTCGAAACACCGGCACCGTTCGGCGGCCGCATGATCCGCCACACCGTGCCCTACCCCGAACTCCAAGGCCACCGCCGCGCCGACGCGGCCGCCGAGAGCGCCGAGGACGCCGCCACGGCCTGA
- a CDS encoding SIR2 family protein has product MTDSAGAGTDDPYLPLAFSMHSTPGAYAVLAGAGVSFDAVPTAWEIVVDLAQRICRVRGDEAAAQSLTGDTVEDWFAATFGKPLTYGGILAEVAPAPHERGAVLREFFEPADTTDAAVLPEPTAAHRAIARLVADGTVRVIVTMNFDHLFETALREVGVEPVVVATDSAAQGLPPLHTVECCVVHLHGSYRDASSMLNTDDELGTYKPHMHALLRDIVSSHGLLIAGWSAQWDHALRDTLRGHYRPFYTSAWINPSPLRGDAREVATALGARAFEATADEAFPRLADAVSAMRTRRARHPMTAAVIVDRIKRELAGAQPAITAHDTFAAETGRLEGLDALNLTQFHLKDRSEYDTLVAQIDEGCTVPVAATATLARWGTADTDRWWLPVIEQWAHVTRASGHTKALELPTLVATRLVYAAALGAIAGNRYDTLVRTFTVTTVDDRLNRSLLALTDWARQHSDTSDSAQRTAMRDGFNETVREALGLSQGRFDTLWQEFEVLRMTTQIMTAQHFRAHQTRAAEPLAAEQAARSHDPDSDHHRRTVGELVEALRPLAAMATSYRPHIEMLDTMHRAGGRERWISPIAQRLIERPDRELIDALGTFVDDNYPAHRASAVAVALRATAACLDQLADQASHHTRTRAPLVAAILPNEVWLDDETRT; this is encoded by the coding sequence ATGACCGACTCCGCAGGTGCCGGGACCGACGATCCGTACCTACCGCTGGCGTTCTCGATGCACTCCACCCCGGGCGCGTACGCGGTCCTCGCCGGCGCCGGGGTCTCCTTCGACGCGGTACCGACCGCGTGGGAGATCGTGGTCGACCTCGCGCAGCGGATATGCCGTGTCCGCGGCGACGAAGCGGCCGCCCAGTCGTTAACCGGTGACACGGTCGAGGACTGGTTCGCCGCGACCTTCGGCAAGCCGCTGACCTACGGCGGCATCCTCGCCGAGGTCGCGCCGGCACCGCACGAGCGAGGCGCGGTCCTACGCGAGTTCTTCGAACCCGCCGACACCACCGACGCCGCGGTGTTACCCGAACCGACCGCCGCACACCGGGCGATCGCGCGACTGGTCGCCGACGGCACCGTGCGAGTGATCGTGACGATGAACTTCGACCACCTCTTCGAGACGGCGCTGCGCGAAGTCGGCGTCGAACCGGTCGTCGTGGCCACCGACAGCGCCGCGCAAGGATTGCCACCACTGCACACCGTTGAGTGCTGCGTGGTGCACCTGCACGGCAGCTACCGCGACGCCAGCTCCATGCTCAACACCGACGACGAACTCGGCACCTACAAGCCACACATGCACGCGCTGTTGCGTGACATCGTGTCCTCGCACGGACTTCTGATCGCCGGGTGGTCCGCGCAATGGGACCACGCCCTGCGCGACACACTGCGCGGCCACTACCGACCCTTCTACACCTCCGCATGGATCAACCCGAGCCCGCTGCGCGGCGATGCTCGAGAAGTCGCGACCGCCCTCGGTGCGCGAGCTTTCGAGGCGACTGCCGACGAAGCATTCCCCCGACTAGCCGACGCGGTGAGCGCGATGCGCACCCGCAGGGCGCGTCACCCAATGACCGCCGCGGTGATCGTCGACCGCATCAAACGCGAGCTGGCCGGCGCACAGCCAGCCATCACCGCCCACGACACCTTCGCCGCCGAGACCGGCCGCCTGGAAGGACTCGACGCGCTCAACCTCACCCAGTTCCACCTCAAAGACCGCAGCGAATACGACACACTGGTAGCTCAGATCGACGAGGGTTGCACCGTGCCGGTGGCCGCGACAGCAACCCTGGCCCGGTGGGGAACCGCCGACACCGATCGGTGGTGGCTACCCGTCATCGAGCAGTGGGCACACGTTACCCGTGCCAGTGGCCACACCAAGGCGCTCGAACTACCCACGCTGGTCGCCACCCGCCTGGTCTACGCCGCCGCCCTCGGCGCGATCGCCGGCAACCGCTACGACACCCTCGTGCGGACCTTCACCGTGACAACAGTCGACGACCGACTGAACAGATCCCTGCTCGCCCTCACCGACTGGGCGCGGCAACACAGTGACACCAGCGACAGCGCGCAACGCACCGCCATGCGCGACGGATTCAACGAAACTGTGCGGGAAGCACTCGGCCTCAGCCAGGGACGGTTCGACACCCTTTGGCAGGAATTCGAGGTGCTCCGCATGACCACGCAGATCATGACCGCCCAACACTTCCGCGCTCACCAAACCCGCGCCGCAGAGCCTCTGGCCGCCGAACAAGCGGCCCGCTCCCACGACCCAGATAGCGACCATCACCGCCGCACTGTTGGTGAACTCGTGGAGGCGCTGCGCCCGCTAGCGGCCATGGCCACCAGCTACCGCCCGCACATCGAAATGCTGGACACCATGCACCGCGCCGGCGGTAGGGAACGCTGGATCAGCCCCATCGCCCAACGCCTCATCGAGCGCCCCGACCGCGAACTCATCGACGCTCTCGGAACGTTCGTGGACGACAACTACCCCGCGCACCGCGCATCGGCGGTCGCTGTGGCACTACGCGCAACGGCGGCATGCCTCGACCAGCTCGCCGACCAAGCCAGCCACCACACCCGCACCCGAGCGCCGCTCGTGGCGGCAATCCTCCCAAACGAAGTGTGGCTCGACGACGAAACGCGAACCTGA
- a CDS encoding relaxase/mobilization nuclease domain-containing protein codes for MYLAGPGKANEHTNPHVVAASSGAVFAAGGAGAEMQRGDAYELGHALDEARVVFGTEVTRRDTAALKAAQERGVKGKAAIAEATRDENVWHCSLSLPPDATALDDATWSAIAHDFMEGMGFDDPDAADARWVAIRHGVTKNGGDHIHIAASRVRDDGSVVAKWRPHPTRGGNEGDYARAQRVARDLESKYGMEMLSSYTKNMAARGRSHAQDAATRGVDGAEPRIAEAPSVMLARRVRVAAAAAESEAEFVRLVRADGLVIRSARYDKSDPSVVTGFSVGLPASEYANKHGQPVMHGGKKLAEDLSLPRLREGWIDDDKSRADARSAWDHADERAPGTHTRRDSDTRASGQERTADTATTERGTTAPGDDVDVSARLRDLLSPIARTAATEADYAAALRAHPELLARPRFAKGSTTEVTGYVVALRPSIAADADGKPIWRNASYLDGLALKDLRDRWPDSESHRKLAAAAWARTRSDAAGTRQATPDAARGAHEDARRWERTVTGVSDKTSRGWHAAAADTAAAVGAAARTANPADAVHLNRLADSLSSVSGHRRPTRAPAVRSRTSARRVAATMLAAGRDDTTLLWLAVMKQVLATSAAISDAMAAQGHARQAAQIRAAIGATERQYAGRAYTPVREPVTATRTSGGRPTAAHTRPRTRGEDRDTGRGR; via the coding sequence ATGTATCTGGCCGGCCCCGGCAAGGCCAATGAGCACACCAACCCGCATGTGGTTGCTGCGTCCTCGGGTGCAGTGTTCGCTGCTGGCGGTGCCGGTGCGGAGATGCAGCGCGGGGATGCCTACGAGCTGGGTCATGCACTCGATGAGGCGCGGGTGGTGTTCGGCACCGAGGTCACCCGACGTGACACCGCCGCACTCAAAGCCGCCCAGGAGCGCGGCGTGAAAGGCAAAGCTGCGATCGCCGAGGCGACCCGCGATGAGAACGTGTGGCACTGCTCGCTGTCGTTGCCGCCAGATGCTACGGCGCTCGACGACGCGACATGGTCAGCGATCGCGCACGACTTCATGGAAGGCATGGGTTTCGACGACCCAGACGCTGCCGATGCACGCTGGGTCGCCATCCGCCACGGGGTGACCAAGAACGGCGGCGACCACATTCACATCGCCGCCTCGCGGGTGCGTGATGACGGCAGCGTGGTCGCCAAGTGGCGACCGCACCCGACCCGCGGCGGCAACGAGGGCGACTACGCTCGCGCGCAACGCGTGGCCCGTGATCTGGAATCCAAGTACGGCATGGAAATGCTGTCGAGCTACACCAAGAACATGGCAGCCCGCGGCCGCTCGCACGCCCAAGATGCCGCCACCCGCGGTGTCGACGGGGCCGAGCCGCGTATCGCTGAGGCTCCGTCGGTGATGCTGGCGCGCCGGGTTCGGGTCGCCGCCGCGGCCGCGGAGAGCGAGGCCGAGTTCGTGCGTCTGGTGCGCGCCGACGGACTGGTGATCCGCTCGGCCCGCTACGACAAGAGCGATCCGAGCGTGGTCACCGGATTCAGCGTCGGACTGCCCGCATCGGAGTACGCCAACAAACACGGCCAGCCGGTCATGCACGGCGGGAAGAAGCTCGCCGAAGACCTCTCGCTGCCCCGCCTGCGGGAGGGCTGGATCGACGACGACAAGTCCCGTGCGGATGCGCGCTCGGCGTGGGATCACGCCGACGAGCGTGCCCCCGGCACACATACCCGCCGCGACTCCGATACCCGCGCGAGTGGGCAGGAGCGCACCGCCGACACGGCGACCACTGAACGCGGCACAACCGCTCCCGGCGACGACGTTGACGTGTCCGCGCGGCTGCGCGACCTCCTCTCCCCGATCGCACGCACGGCGGCGACCGAAGCCGACTACGCGGCTGCGCTGCGCGCCCACCCCGAGCTGCTGGCGCGCCCACGCTTCGCCAAAGGCTCCACCACCGAAGTCACCGGCTACGTTGTCGCGCTGCGCCCGAGCATCGCCGCTGACGCCGACGGGAAACCGATCTGGCGCAACGCCAGCTACCTCGACGGCCTCGCGCTCAAAGACCTGCGCGACCGGTGGCCCGACAGCGAGAGCCATCGAAAGTTGGCGGCCGCAGCCTGGGCGCGCACCCGCAGCGACGCCGCGGGCACGCGGCAGGCCACCCCGGATGCTGCGCGTGGTGCGCACGAGGATGCGCGTCGGTGGGAGCGCACCGTGACCGGTGTCAGCGACAAGACCTCACGGGGCTGGCACGCCGCGGCGGCCGACACTGCTGCCGCCGTCGGTGCTGCTGCGCGCACCGCCAACCCTGCTGATGCCGTGCACCTCAACCGGCTCGCGGACTCGCTGAGTTCAGTGTCGGGGCATCGGCGCCCGACTCGCGCACCCGCGGTGCGCAGCCGCACCTCTGCGCGACGGGTCGCGGCGACCATGCTGGCCGCTGGCCGCGACGACACCACCCTGTTGTGGCTCGCCGTGATGAAGCAGGTACTGGCCACCAGCGCGGCGATCAGCGACGCCATGGCCGCCCAAGGTCACGCCCGCCAGGCCGCGCAGATTCGGGCTGCCATCGGAGCGACTGAGCGCCAGTACGCTGGTCGCGCCTACACCCCGGTGCGTGAGCCGGTGACCGCTACGCGCACCAGCGGTGGACGTCCGACCGCGGCACACACGCGACCACGAACACGAGGTGAGGACCGCGATACCGGCCGCGGCCGGTAA
- a CDS encoding antitoxin VbhA family protein has product MAAPHTRQTRTEDEVLAAATAGHVMAGMPPTAADVDAARRVLRGESTVDEELAQLRDEFRRRRS; this is encoded by the coding sequence ATGGCTGCACCGCACACCCGCCAGACGCGCACCGAGGACGAGGTCCTGGCCGCTGCTACCGCCGGCCACGTTATGGCCGGCATGCCGCCAACCGCCGCGGATGTCGACGCTGCGCGTCGTGTGCTGCGCGGTGAGTCGACGGTCGATGAGGAGTTGGCGCAGCTGCGCGATGAGTTTCGCCGACGTCGGAGCTGA
- a CDS encoding DUF4913 domain-containing protein has translation MTDLLIDDDFDDFAESDDDVGYEASASPDTEFESVYEFVDDHLVLLYARHVETKPGRLWCPRWFDHAEAVSRLEALWRAYESLRLDPATGMSVWWRDHADHHMAILMSADGPFEGCSADRGHNRPPRPLPTEQLTDRALRAAMSATDEEDTTDE, from the coding sequence ATGACCGACCTGCTGATTGATGACGACTTCGACGATTTCGCCGAGTCCGACGACGACGTGGGGTACGAGGCATCGGCGTCCCCGGACACCGAGTTTGAGTCGGTCTATGAGTTCGTCGACGACCACCTCGTGCTGCTCTACGCCCGCCACGTCGAGACCAAGCCCGGGCGGCTGTGGTGCCCGCGCTGGTTCGACCACGCCGAGGCCGTCTCACGACTGGAAGCGCTGTGGCGCGCTTATGAATCGCTGCGCCTGGACCCCGCGACCGGGATGAGTGTGTGGTGGCGCGATCACGCCGACCACCACATGGCGATCCTGATGTCGGCCGACGGCCCGTTCGAGGGATGCAGCGCCGACCGAGGCCACAACCGGCCGCCGAGACCGCTTCCCACCGAGCAACTGACCGACCGCGCCCTGCGCGCCGCGATGAGCGCCACCGACGAAGAGGACACCACCGATGAATGA
- a CDS encoding plasmid mobilization protein codes for MAESENTHRAFGRRRRRNHPGGRDARIVVKVSPAEDAELRNRAEEAGMTVQRLLVTGALSPAGGAPVNHAEKVAAWKEAADIRNLLSGLAVNMNQIARHANTERAVPADFEAAVDAVHRASDRVRDAFGAVFAVSFPATKKPDTDGERGATSGPITAAEGEGWSV; via the coding sequence ATGGCGGAGTCAGAGAACACTCATCGCGCGTTTGGTCGTCGACGTCGCCGCAACCATCCCGGAGGCCGGGATGCGCGGATCGTGGTCAAGGTAAGCCCGGCCGAGGATGCCGAGTTGCGCAACCGCGCCGAGGAGGCGGGCATGACGGTGCAACGGCTGTTGGTCACTGGTGCCCTGTCCCCTGCCGGTGGTGCGCCGGTGAATCACGCCGAGAAGGTCGCGGCGTGGAAGGAGGCCGCCGACATCCGCAATCTGCTGTCGGGGCTGGCGGTGAACATGAATCAGATCGCGCGGCACGCTAATACCGAGCGTGCGGTGCCGGCCGATTTCGAGGCCGCCGTCGATGCGGTGCACCGGGCTTCGGATCGGGTGCGTGATGCGTTCGGTGCGGTGTTCGCGGTGTCGTTTCCCGCGACCAAGAAGCCCGACACCGACGGCGAGCGCGGCGCCACGAGTGGTCCGATCACCGCCGCCGAGGGTGAAGGCTGGTCGGTGTAG
- a CDS encoding type IV secretory system conjugative DNA transfer family protein — protein sequence MAATPGTSTEPARNHSDKVLFAGVGVVVVVSLLCWAALHLAGGQTVPANPFAAPIELVTGDLRWPTAATVWLIVILLPVAAAAGYAVLRWRRRPKRSRVDTAQQHLGSGADIASVTEKSVAAKARDLGVDQDAAPAGFSSTIGVPLGKTLSGNPIYGSFEDMHLDIWGPRQGKSTSRIIPAICEAPGAVLATENKRGNLDHTRLVREFRDATGAPTRQVWVFDPQSVANEEPWWFWDPLSYVTDETRAEELAQLFAAGDDGQDAKKDPYFEPEGEDLLANLILASALAGEPITTVFERLVVRADGHDAVAILREHDYPMVAHALNARLNLTDKQADGIWGTAVKMAKCLRGRNVRPWVSRTGPDDHRPHLDLASYIRRGETLYCLSREGVGSVGPLVAALTMATTKTAEAIATASPGGRLPVPLLCALDEAANVVRWPDLPKLYSHYGSRGIIIMTILQSWSQGIGVFGERPMKLLESSSNIYIYGGNVRETTYLESLTKLAGQYERRALNVSRSSGAGKSSGSQSVSEHTTRENIFTIRDLASWPRGRMLLFSAGNPPTILQPIPWMDKPYAPLIRQSLAEYGPQKQDDVATPAATVDTADEGDAA from the coding sequence ATGGCCGCCACACCGGGCACCTCCACCGAACCCGCCCGCAACCACTCCGACAAAGTCCTGTTCGCCGGGGTCGGTGTGGTCGTGGTGGTGTCGCTGCTGTGCTGGGCGGCATTGCATCTGGCCGGCGGGCAGACGGTGCCAGCCAACCCGTTCGCCGCGCCGATCGAGCTCGTCACCGGTGACCTGCGCTGGCCGACCGCGGCCACGGTGTGGCTGATCGTCATCCTGCTGCCGGTCGCCGCGGCCGCCGGATATGCGGTGCTGCGCTGGCGGCGCCGGCCGAAGCGCTCGCGCGTCGACACCGCCCAGCAGCACTTGGGCAGCGGCGCCGACATCGCGTCGGTGACCGAGAAGTCGGTCGCCGCCAAGGCCAGGGACCTCGGCGTCGACCAGGACGCGGCCCCGGCCGGGTTCTCCAGCACCATCGGTGTGCCGCTCGGAAAGACCCTGTCGGGCAACCCGATCTACGGATCGTTTGAGGACATGCACCTCGACATCTGGGGACCCCGCCAGGGCAAGTCCACCTCGAGGATCATTCCGGCGATCTGCGAGGCCCCCGGGGCGGTGTTGGCCACGGAGAACAAGCGCGGCAACCTCGACCACACCCGCCTGGTCCGGGAGTTCCGCGACGCCACCGGCGCCCCGACCCGGCAGGTGTGGGTGTTCGACCCGCAATCAGTGGCCAACGAGGAGCCGTGGTGGTTCTGGGACCCGCTGAGCTACGTCACCGACGAGACCCGCGCCGAAGAACTCGCCCAACTCTTCGCCGCCGGCGACGACGGCCAGGACGCCAAGAAGGACCCCTACTTCGAACCCGAGGGCGAAGACCTGCTGGCCAACCTCATCCTTGCCTCCGCGCTCGCCGGGGAACCGATCACCACGGTGTTCGAGCGGCTGGTGGTGCGCGCAGACGGCCACGACGCGGTCGCGATCCTGCGCGAGCACGACTACCCGATGGTCGCCCACGCGCTCAATGCCCGCCTGAACCTCACCGACAAGCAGGCAGACGGCATCTGGGGAACCGCGGTCAAGATGGCCAAATGTCTCCGCGGGCGCAACGTTCGGCCGTGGGTGTCGCGCACCGGTCCCGACGACCATCGTCCGCACCTCGATCTCGCCAGCTACATCCGCCGCGGTGAAACGTTGTACTGCCTCTCGCGTGAAGGTGTGGGGTCGGTCGGCCCGCTGGTCGCGGCGTTGACCATGGCCACCACCAAAACCGCCGAGGCGATCGCCACCGCCTCCCCAGGCGGGCGGCTACCGGTGCCGCTGCTGTGCGCCCTCGATGAGGCCGCCAACGTCGTGCGCTGGCCCGATCTGCCGAAGCTGTACTCGCACTACGGGTCCCGAGGAATCATCATCATGACCATCCTGCAATCGTGGTCCCAAGGGATCGGGGTGTTCGGGGAACGGCCGATGAAACTGCTCGAATCGTCGTCGAACATCTACATCTACGGCGGCAACGTCCGCGAGACCACCTACCTGGAAAGCCTGACCAAGCTCGCCGGCCAGTACGAACGCCGCGCGCTCAACGTGTCGCGGTCCAGCGGAGCGGGCAAAAGCTCTGGCTCACAGTCGGTGTCGGAGCACACCACCCGCGAGAACATCTTCACCATCCGTGACCTCGCTTCCTGGCCCCGGGGCCGGATGCTGCTGTTCTCCGCCGGCAACCCGCCGACGATCCTGCAACCGATCCCGTGGATGGACAAACCCTACGCACCACTGATCCGCCAATCACTGGCCGAGTACGGACCCCAGAAGCAGGACGACGTGGCCACACCCGCCGCGACCGTCGACACCGCTGACGAAGGAGACGCGGCATGA
- a CDS encoding Fic/DOC family protein — protein sequence MTSHDPEAGQVPENLPGLTHAEDLRDYERRAAYLRVSELDEHPDLVTGSFDFAHLQALHAYILQDVYPWAGQPRRRGEETTAMGMVHCRAEFLDGELRRVFTAIDRRRPSARDRDSAIATVADHWGELTGVHPFRDGNSRTQRVFFHRYLQSAGWEIDWRRVDASAVHAARHVAMATVDSSYLTEALRPGVYRLGQTPPGALSATEGARDAHRSADIFAAMIEHKRRGDTAATFGRTAPQSEESAAQRAARIAGRGTSRRSPTSGTRAAPSSDRRRGGGYDRGSEGRER from the coding sequence GTGACATCACACGACCCCGAGGCCGGGCAGGTACCTGAGAACCTGCCCGGCCTCACTCATGCTGAGGACCTACGCGACTACGAGCGCCGTGCGGCGTACTTGCGAGTCAGCGAACTCGACGAGCATCCGGATCTGGTCACCGGCAGCTTTGACTTCGCTCACCTACAAGCCCTGCACGCCTACATCCTCCAAGACGTCTACCCGTGGGCGGGTCAACCGCGGCGCCGCGGAGAGGAGACTACGGCCATGGGCATGGTGCATTGCCGGGCGGAGTTCCTCGACGGCGAGCTGCGACGAGTGTTCACCGCGATCGACCGCCGCCGTCCGTCTGCCCGCGACCGCGACTCTGCGATTGCTACCGTCGCCGATCATTGGGGTGAGCTGACCGGAGTGCACCCATTTCGTGACGGCAACTCACGCACCCAACGGGTGTTCTTCCACCGCTACCTTCAATCAGCGGGTTGGGAGATCGACTGGCGACGCGTTGATGCGTCCGCCGTACACGCTGCCCGCCACGTCGCGATGGCCACCGTCGATTCCAGCTACCTCACCGAGGCTTTGCGCCCCGGCGTGTACCGCCTCGGACAGACGCCGCCCGGAGCGCTGAGCGCGACCGAGGGTGCACGCGACGCGCACCGCTCAGCGGACATCTTCGCCGCCATGATCGAGCACAAACGCCGCGGCGATACCGCCGCCACCTTCGGCCGTACCGCACCGCAGTCGGAGGAGAGCGCCGCGCAGCGCGCGGCTCGGATCGCCGGCCGCGGGACCTCTCGACGCTCCCCCACGTCAGGTACGCGGGCGGCGCCGAGTAGCGACCGCCGTCGCGGGGGCGGCTATGACCGAGGGTCTGAGGGCCGCGAACGCTGA
- the nrdH gene encoding glutaredoxin-like protein NrdH, with protein MSENTTITVYTKPACVQCNATYKALDKQGLDYQVVDISTDDTARDYVMSLGYLQAPVVVAGDEHWSGFRPDRVKALAVAA; from the coding sequence ATGAGCGAGAACACCACGATCACCGTCTACACCAAGCCCGCATGCGTGCAGTGCAACGCCACCTACAAAGCCCTCGACAAGCAGGGCCTTGACTACCAGGTGGTCGACATCAGCACCGACGACACTGCACGCGACTACGTGATGAGCCTGGGTTACCTGCAAGCCCCCGTTGTCGTTGCCGGAGACGAACACTGGTCCGGATTCCGCCCCGACCGGGTCAAGGCACTCGCGGTCGCCGCATGA